The genomic DNA CCAACCCTATACCCCTCTTCGACCCCGAGGACGGGAGGCATCTGCAACTCGCCGAGCTCTCAAGGCGGTGCCACCAGCGGGTGGCAGGCATGGAGCTCTCCCAGTCCAGGGCCATCGGCCGCCTGCACCAGGAGGTGCGGGAGGCCCTCCGTGAGGAGCTGCAAGAGATAGACAGGCTGGCCAGGGAGCTGCTGGGGCTATAGCGAACGCACTCCATATGAGCACGGACAGGGGGTGGCTGCGTGGGGGGCCTGCCCAAAGGCTGACTTCGCAAAATCCCTCTATTGCGAAGTCCACTGAAATACAACATCCGTTGTCTAGACGGTGAGGGCAAACAGTGGCATCATGGCACCGCCTGGGGGAGGCAGTTCGGGGCCCAACTGTGGCATAACTGCGGCACCGTATCTGAGTCCCCTATCTGGCGCCTGGCTTCGGACCAGGAGGCTGCGGGTTCGAGTCCTGCCGGGGGCGCCAGGATTACCGCTGCCGAGCGCCAAGATTACCGCTGCAAATCGCCAATGGCGGGCCTTAATGGGGGCACCAGATAGGACTCTGGAGGCGACGGCGGGATTCGAACCCGCGATCGGGGATTTGCAGTCCCCTGCCTTAACCCCTTGGCTACGTCGCCGCCTGGGTCGGGGGCTCCACCACTATTGTGCTAAGGGGCAGCGGGGCTGTCAAGGCGGGCGTTAAGATAGCGTTAGGATGCCCATGCCCGTGCTATATCTGGTAGCTACCCCCATCGGCAATCTGGAAGATATCACCCTGCGGGCCCTGCGCGTGCTGCGGGAGGTCTCCCTAGTGGCTGCCGAGGACACCAGGACGGCACGCAAGCTCCTATCCCACTACGGCATCAGGGCGCGTCTGCTGAGCTACCACGAGCACAACAAGGGAGCCCGCATACCTGTCATCCTGGAAGAGCTGCGGAAGGGCGATGTGGCCTTGGTCTCAGAGGCGGGTATGCCGGGGATATCAGACCCCGGGGTGGAGCTGGTGGCGGCGGCAGCCAAGGAGGGGTTCCGGGTGGTGCCGGTGCCCGGGCCCTCGGCGGTGGTAGCTGCCCTGGCCGTCTCCGGCCTCCCCACCAGCCAGTTCACCTTCCTGGGGTTCCTGCCGCGACGGGCGGGAGAGAGGCGCCGTCTCTTGGCCCAGGTGGCTGCCGAGGGGAGGACCCTGGTCATCATGGAGGCCCCCCACCGACTGCGGCAGTCCCTCCTGGACATGCTCCATACCTTGGGCGACCGCCGTGTAGCTGTCTGCCGGGAATTGACCAAGGCCTTTGAGGAGGTGTTCCGGGGGACCATCTCCCAGGCCCTGGCCCACTTCCCGGAGCCGCGGGGGGAGTTCACCCTGGTGGTGGAGGGGGCCCCTCCTCCCGGACGGGAGGTGGACCAGGAGCGGCTGCGAGAGGAACTGGCATACCTGCGGTCGCAAGGGATGCGGGCCAAGGAGGCGGTGGCCCAGGTAGTGGCTCAGTATGGAGTGCCCCGCCGCCTCGCCTACCGTCTCTGGCTTCAGGCCCTCAAACGGAGGCCCGTCACCTGACCCCTTATGCTACAATCCTACCTTGGAGATGGCCGAGAAGATCTTCATCGGGGTGGCATGGCCTTACGCTAATGGCTCCCTCCACACGGGGCAGATCGTGGGGGCCTACCTGCCGGCGGACATCTTCGCCCGCTACCACCGCACCGTGGGCAACCAGGTGCTCATGGTCTCCGGGTCCGACCAGCATGGCACCCCCATCACCGTGCGGGCGGAGCAGGAGGGCAAGACCCCCGCCGAGCTGGCCGCCTATTACCATAAGGAGTTCCTGGAGACGTGGCGCCGGCTGGGCATCAGCTTCGACATCTACACCTCCACGGGCACCGAGAACCACGCCCGCACCGTCCATGACATCTTCCTCAAGCTATACGAGCGGGGGGACATCTACAAGGGGACCATGAGGCTCCCCTATTGTCCCCAGGAGGGGCGCTTCCTCCTAGACCGGTACGTGGAAGGCACCTGCCCCGTCTGCGGCTATGAGGGGGCCCGGGGCGACCAGTGCGACCAGTGCGGCCACGTCCTGGACCCCGTGGACCTCCTGAACCCCAGGTGTCGCTTCGATGGCTCCAGGCCGGAGATAAGGGAGTCGGAGCATTTCTTCCTCCGCCTCAGCGCCTACACCGACCGCCTAAAGAAGTGGCTTTCCACCGATAAGGCCCACTGGCGCAAGAACGTCCTCCACTTCTCCCTGGGGGCCCTGGAGCAGGGGCTGCGGGATCGGGCCATCACCCGTGATATCACCTGGGGGGTGCCCATCCCCCTGCCAGGATACGAGGACAAGCGCATCTACGTCTGGTTCGAGGCTGTCATCGGCTACCTCTCGGCCACCAAGGAGTGGGCCCAGCGCCAGGGAGACCCGGAGAAGTGGCGGGAGTTCTGGCAGGACCCCAAGTGCAAGACCTATTACTTCATCGGCAAGGACAACATCCTCTTCCACACCATCATCTGGCCCATGCAGCTTATGGCCTACTCCGACGCCACCGGCGAGCACTATAACCTTCCTTACGATGTCCCCGCCAACCAGTACCAGACGGTGCGGGGCAGCAAGGCCTCCACTAGCCGCAACCTGGCCGTCTGGGTGCTGGACTTCCTCTCCCGCTATGATGCCGACCAGCTCCGTTACTACCTGGCGGCCACCATGCCCGAGACAGCCGACTCCGACTTCACCTGGGCGGAGTTGGTGCGCCGCAACAACGACGAGCTGGTGGCCACCTGGGGCAACCTGGTCAACCGCGTCCTCGCCTTCGCCTATCGCCACTTCGACCGGGTGGTCCCTACCCCTGCCCAGATCATGGCCCGGGACCGGATGTTGCTCCAGCGCATCGAGCAGGCTCTGCGCCAGACGGGGGAGAACATCCGCTGGTGCCGGTTTCGTGGGGGCCTGGAGGCGGCCATGGCTGGGGCGCGAGAGGCCAACCGCTATCTGGAGGAGAGCGCCCCCTGGCGTCTGGTGGAGGAGAACCGGCCCCGCTGCGCCACCGTCATTTACACTGCCCTGGCGGCCATCAACGGTTTGAAGGTGGCCTTTTACCCCTACCTGCCCTTCAGCTGTCAGCGCCTCCACCACATGCTGGGGTATAAGGGTTCTCTGGAGGCCCACGGGTGGAGGCTGGAGATGCCCCGCCCTGGCCAACATCTGGGCGAGCCGGAGCCCCTTTATCGCAAGCTGGATCCGGCCATGGTTGCCCAGGAGGAGGCCAGGTTAGGGGTCTAGGGCCATGCTGGTAGACGCCCACTGCCACCTTCAGGACCAGCGGTTCGACCCCGACCGCTCCCAGGTGCTGGAGAGGGCCCGCGCCGCCGGCGTGGGCGCCCTGGTGGTGGTGGGCTGGGACCTCCCCTCCAGCCAAAGGGCGGTCGATCTGGC from Dehalococcoidia bacterium includes the following:
- the rsmI gene encoding 16S rRNA (cytidine(1402)-2'-O)-methyltransferase; its protein translation is MPVLYLVATPIGNLEDITLRALRVLREVSLVAAEDTRTARKLLSHYGIRARLLSYHEHNKGARIPVILEELRKGDVALVSEAGMPGISDPGVELVAAAAKEGFRVVPVPGPSAVVAALAVSGLPTSQFTFLGFLPRRAGERRRLLAQVAAEGRTLVIMEAPHRLRQSLLDMLHTLGDRRVAVCRELTKAFEEVFRGTISQALAHFPEPRGEFTLVVEGAPPPGREVDQERLREELAYLRSQGMRAKEAVAQVVAQYGVPRRLAYRLWLQALKRRPVT
- the metG gene encoding methionine--tRNA ligase, which codes for MAEKIFIGVAWPYANGSLHTGQIVGAYLPADIFARYHRTVGNQVLMVSGSDQHGTPITVRAEQEGKTPAELAAYYHKEFLETWRRLGISFDIYTSTGTENHARTVHDIFLKLYERGDIYKGTMRLPYCPQEGRFLLDRYVEGTCPVCGYEGARGDQCDQCGHVLDPVDLLNPRCRFDGSRPEIRESEHFFLRLSAYTDRLKKWLSTDKAHWRKNVLHFSLGALEQGLRDRAITRDITWGVPIPLPGYEDKRIYVWFEAVIGYLSATKEWAQRQGDPEKWREFWQDPKCKTYYFIGKDNILFHTIIWPMQLMAYSDATGEHYNLPYDVPANQYQTVRGSKASTSRNLAVWVLDFLSRYDADQLRYYLAATMPETADSDFTWAELVRRNNDELVATWGNLVNRVLAFAYRHFDRVVPTPAQIMARDRMLLQRIEQALRQTGENIRWCRFRGGLEAAMAGAREANRYLEESAPWRLVEENRPRCATVIYTALAAINGLKVAFYPYLPFSCQRLHHMLGYKGSLEAHGWRLEMPRPGQHLGEPEPLYRKLDPAMVAQEEARLGV